The Stenotrophomonas maltophilia genome includes a region encoding these proteins:
- a CDS encoding MBL fold metallo-hydrolase yields the protein MIPSVAVDAPLDQAVRLVSDARAGLLPSPSVKTFFDPATFTASDVVRDPTSSACAIIDSVLDFDMAAGRTSTSSASALVDYVRAERLQVQWLLETHAHADHLSAAPWLQEQVGGALAIGEHITAVQETFGKLFNAGTAFKRDGSQFDHLFADGASFRIGNLQAMSLHVPGHTPACLAYVIGDAVFPGDTLFMPDYGTARCDFPGGSARQLYRSIQRLLFLPDAARVFLCHDYKATGRDHFAWETTIGAERATNMHVHEGVSEAMFVELREARDATLPMPRLILPSVQVNMCAGHLPEPEENGVRYLKLPVDLL from the coding sequence ATGATCCCATCCGTAGCGGTAGACGCCCCCTTGGACCAGGCTGTGCGCCTGGTCAGCGATGCGCGTGCCGGCCTGCTTCCCTCACCTTCCGTGAAGACGTTCTTTGACCCTGCTACGTTCACTGCCAGCGACGTCGTACGCGATCCAACTTCTTCAGCGTGCGCCATCATCGACAGCGTCCTGGACTTCGACATGGCCGCAGGCCGCACGTCCACTTCCTCCGCATCGGCGTTGGTGGACTACGTGCGTGCCGAGCGCCTGCAGGTGCAGTGGTTGCTGGAAACCCACGCGCATGCCGACCACCTGTCCGCGGCTCCATGGCTGCAGGAGCAGGTGGGAGGCGCGCTGGCTATTGGCGAACACATCACCGCAGTCCAGGAAACCTTCGGCAAGCTCTTCAATGCCGGTACTGCATTCAAGCGGGATGGCAGCCAGTTCGATCACCTGTTCGCCGACGGTGCCTCCTTCCGCATCGGTAATCTGCAGGCGATGTCGCTGCACGTGCCAGGCCATACTCCCGCTTGTCTGGCGTACGTGATCGGCGACGCCGTATTTCCTGGCGACACGCTGTTCATGCCGGACTACGGCACTGCCCGATGCGACTTCCCAGGTGGCTCAGCGCGCCAGTTGTATCGCTCGATCCAGCGCCTGCTGTTCCTGCCCGACGCCGCCCGCGTATTCCTGTGCCACGACTACAAAGCCACCGGCCGGGACCATTTCGCATGGGAAACTACCATCGGTGCCGAAAGGGCAACAAACATGCATGTGCACGAGGGCGTGAGCGAAGCCATGTTTGTGGAACTGCGGGAGGCTCGTGATGCCACACTTCCGATGCCACGGCTGATCCTGCCGTCAGTGCAGGTCAACATGTGCGCCGGCCATCTGCCCGAGCCCGAGGAAAACGGCGTGCGATATCTCAAGCTGCCGGTGGACCTGCTATGA
- a CDS encoding imm11 family protein translates to MEAPVTESTATEVSAEAASHKGEFFLIDAGLLSNGGVPGIEIANEDKLIDPGMNVISRPDGTPGQYPERPHLVHVPEKGAMPRDLEELAGIWIVSEPLKQLFEQMDPQAFAFVACDFSLADGSPGPQYYLGNVLRRLDALDEASSRVRIKLDHNYQTGEDEKLYSLVGGASLVFKQDVVGDAHIFRQDRMGAPPICDRAMFDALNAANFSGVRLRDVADL, encoded by the coding sequence ATGGAAGCCCCCGTGACCGAATCGACCGCCACTGAAGTTTCAGCCGAAGCCGCATCTCACAAGGGCGAATTCTTCCTGATCGACGCAGGCTTGCTGAGCAACGGCGGGGTACCCGGTATAGAGATCGCCAACGAAGACAAGCTGATCGATCCGGGGATGAATGTCATCTCGCGTCCTGATGGAACGCCAGGCCAGTATCCGGAGCGCCCCCACCTGGTTCATGTGCCCGAGAAGGGCGCAATGCCACGCGATCTGGAAGAGCTCGCTGGCATCTGGATTGTGTCGGAACCGTTGAAGCAGCTGTTTGAGCAGATGGACCCCCAGGCGTTTGCCTTTGTGGCCTGCGACTTCAGCCTTGCCGACGGCAGCCCCGGGCCCCAGTACTACCTGGGCAATGTGCTGCGCAGGCTCGACGCCCTGGATGAGGCCTCGTCCCGCGTGAGAATCAAGCTCGACCACAATTATCAGACCGGCGAGGACGAGAAGCTTTACAGCCTCGTCGGCGGCGCCAGCCTGGTGTTCAAACAGGACGTTGTGGGTGATGCCCATATCTTCCGCCAGGATCGCATGGGCGCACCGCCCATCTGCGACCGCGCGATGTTTGATGCATTGAATGCCGCCAACTTCTCCGGCGTACGGCTGCGCGATGTAGCCGATCTCTAG
- a CDS encoding YeeE/YedE family protein translates to MTLSHLAWYWPLAGGAMIGTAAGAYLLLLGRVAGISGLLAKTLGMTGDGGRSGAVLFLAGLVLASGLALAARPIPLPALSANGTVVLVIAGLLVGYGTRLGAGCTSGHGVCGLGRASPRSVVATCVFMLVGMATATLVQITTGGPA, encoded by the coding sequence ATGACGCTCTCTCACCTGGCCTGGTATTGGCCGCTCGCTGGCGGTGCCATGATCGGAACAGCGGCCGGAGCCTATCTACTCCTTCTCGGGCGCGTTGCTGGCATCTCGGGACTGCTTGCCAAGACACTGGGCATGACGGGTGACGGCGGGCGCAGCGGTGCAGTCCTGTTTCTGGCAGGACTTGTCCTGGCGTCAGGCTTGGCATTGGCGGCCCGACCCATACCCCTGCCGGCGCTCTCCGCAAACGGAACTGTGGTGCTGGTGATCGCCGGACTGCTGGTGGGTTACGGAACTCGCCTTGGGGCTGGCTGTACCAGTGGGCACGGTGTCTGCGGCCTGGGCCGGGCATCGCCGCGGTCGGTGGTGGCGACCTGCGTGTTCATGCTCGTGGGCATGGCCACGGCAACCCTGGTACAGATTACGACCGGGGGCCCGGCATGA
- a CDS encoding carbon-nitrogen hydrolase family protein encodes MKIVAAQMRSAPGDIDGNIERHVHFIERAASCGGAAVLFPEMSLTGYEPRLAEQLAMTADDVRLEVFQSLSDRHQILVAVGGPYRGNDRPEIGMFVFRSGQAPDVYTKQMLHADELPYFKAGTTSLSVTLGEEILVPAICFESLQMESALRAKDAGATVYVASVAKNMIGMERAHRHYATVARELGMIVLACNGVGHADGFEMTGGSAAWDNSGALRCSAGTGDEALVVYDLAEQSGSTVTLPAMGTLGSAG; translated from the coding sequence ATGAAGATTGTTGCAGCACAGATGCGATCAGCCCCTGGCGACATCGATGGCAATATCGAACGGCACGTGCACTTCATTGAACGGGCCGCTTCGTGTGGCGGTGCAGCGGTCCTCTTTCCGGAGATGTCGCTGACCGGCTATGAGCCACGGTTGGCCGAACAGCTTGCAATGACGGCAGATGATGTACGTCTGGAGGTATTCCAATCTCTGAGCGATCGGCACCAGATTCTGGTCGCAGTCGGTGGGCCATATCGTGGCAACGATAGGCCGGAGATCGGCATGTTCGTCTTCCGCAGCGGTCAGGCGCCGGATGTCTACACCAAGCAGATGCTGCATGCCGACGAACTGCCTTATTTCAAGGCAGGAACCACGTCCCTGTCAGTAACCCTTGGAGAGGAAATTCTTGTCCCCGCCATCTGCTTCGAGTCGCTACAGATGGAAAGTGCATTGCGGGCCAAGGACGCGGGAGCGACGGTCTACGTTGCCAGTGTTGCAAAGAACATGATCGGTATGGAGCGGGCTCACCGCCACTACGCAACAGTCGCGCGGGAGCTTGGGATGATCGTGTTGGCATGCAATGGCGTGGGCCATGCCGATGGATTCGAGATGACGGGAGGGTCTGCAGCCTGGGACAACAGTGGTGCGCTCAGGTGCAGCGCCGGAACTGGAGACGAGGCATTGGTGGTGTATGACCTCGCAGAACAGAGCGGTAGTACCGTGACACTCCCAGCAATGGGCACGCTCGGGAGTGCGGGCTAA
- a CDS encoding sulfite exporter TauE/SafE family protein, translated as MLQLVLGGLSGVLVGFVLSVVGGGGSILAVPLMLYVVGVGDPHVAIGTSALAVAVNAVSNLVIHARRGNVRWPCASVFALAGIAGAYLGSSLGKAFDGRSLLALFAVAMIVVGIAMLRRRNTPGLTDARLGRGNAPALIGLGATAGGLSGFFGIGGGFLIVPALVAATGMPMIAAVGSSLVAVAAFGMTTALNYARIGLVNWKLAAVFVVAGVAGGIAGAATSTKLANYRGALNTVFAVLIFITAAYMLWKVS; from the coding sequence CTGCTGCAGTTGGTTCTGGGCGGCCTGTCTGGCGTCCTGGTCGGCTTCGTCCTGAGCGTGGTCGGTGGGGGCGGATCCATCCTGGCGGTACCACTGATGCTCTACGTGGTCGGAGTGGGAGATCCGCATGTGGCTATCGGCACCAGCGCCCTGGCAGTAGCGGTCAATGCGGTGTCGAATCTGGTGATACATGCCCGTAGAGGGAACGTTCGATGGCCTTGTGCCTCGGTCTTCGCTCTGGCGGGGATCGCGGGCGCATACCTGGGTTCCAGCTTGGGCAAGGCGTTCGACGGCAGGAGCCTGTTGGCGCTGTTTGCTGTGGCTATGATCGTTGTCGGCATCGCCATGCTTCGCAGGCGCAACACGCCTGGACTCACGGACGCTCGGCTCGGCAGAGGCAACGCGCCCGCGCTGATTGGGCTGGGCGCCACCGCCGGCGGGCTTTCTGGCTTCTTTGGCATTGGCGGAGGCTTTCTCATCGTGCCCGCACTGGTGGCCGCGACGGGCATGCCGATGATCGCCGCAGTCGGAAGCTCGCTCGTCGCCGTCGCCGCATTTGGCATGACCACCGCACTGAACTACGCGCGTATAGGTCTGGTCAACTGGAAGCTCGCGGCAGTTTTCGTCGTTGCCGGCGTGGCTGGCGGTATTGCAGGTGCAGCAACTTCGACGAAGCTGGCCAACTATCGTGGAGCTCTGAACACGGTATTTGCAGTACTGATCTTCATTACTGCCGCATACATGCTGTGGAAGGTGAGCTGA
- a CDS encoding TIGR01244 family sulfur transferase, with protein MNLKPLSASLKVSGQLLPKDIEALKEQGFASVICNRPDDEQPEQPSHHALQAACHQAGMQFAYLPALPGVITDDQVHTFATLIEALPSPVAAYCRTGTRAAMLWALSEVVHNGAAFDHVLSVASDAGYDLSSIATRLQQGPASGD; from the coding sequence ATGAACCTCAAGCCACTCTCCGCCAGCCTCAAGGTGTCCGGCCAGCTCCTGCCAAAGGACATTGAAGCCCTGAAGGAGCAGGGCTTTGCGAGCGTGATCTGCAACCGCCCCGACGATGAACAGCCGGAGCAGCCCAGTCACCATGCGCTGCAGGCCGCCTGCCACCAGGCGGGCATGCAGTTTGCCTATCTTCCTGCGCTGCCTGGCGTCATTACCGATGATCAGGTGCATACCTTTGCCACGTTGATCGAAGCGCTGCCAAGCCCTGTTGCCGCGTACTGCAGAACCGGCACCCGTGCTGCGATGCTTTGGGCGCTGTCGGAAGTCGTTCACAATGGAGCGGCGTTTGACCACGTCCTGTCTGTTGCTTCGGATGCAGGCTATGACCTTTCTTCCATCGCAACACGGCTGCAGCAAGGCCCGGCGTCCGGCGACTGA
- a CDS encoding XVIPCD domain-containing protein, which yields MATGLLGGVAGGFAGEYWAQYQDKKAVYTQVDRSGNEWSRDPEDAKGTWRLSVRMPQPDGSYRETTVVAGGRLQDELNYKAANDSYSLGMANLPKPQNPFKLDAGGESTPPREPFETNRHYVRNPHNGEWNLSIHSMIDGRVPFDYSVPVSPEKSDQLERESQRIIAQNALNTPEALAARYQVAFNQYNWHEFATIEPVPEVITNALTQTQPLRASNGEKYTQDANGQWQTPGWVYGTNLAEGSIVEELNRTRQSQQAGVQELTSMADIARANPTPTEYGLRSQVVDAYRSAGIVRSAEEIDDAVAAVAQDHARAVPDFGTFMLQVQKDGSLATLAGKDDERMQIVCVTTPQEIAQAHVQRSTAEQQPADALPRAPASPEPAPSASPPHTSRPATQHDADVDRRHGTALRPDGSGLLEQLRSSVAMLDEKNNKPWDQNSDRLLASAYRLAAEAGFKPGDQVDMALSEATETRAAGATLFVTRSGPGASSDPAANRVQMPIQDALAVAPEQQYAAANRSLGAQDREQSQQLAQAQERQQEESRQGPRLG from the coding sequence ATGGCCACCGGGCTGCTGGGCGGCGTGGCCGGTGGCTTCGCCGGTGAGTACTGGGCCCAGTACCAGGACAAGAAGGCCGTTTACACCCAGGTGGACCGCAGCGGCAACGAATGGAGCCGCGATCCGGAAGATGCAAAGGGCACCTGGAGGCTCAGCGTGCGCATGCCGCAGCCCGACGGAAGCTACCGCGAGACCACGGTTGTCGCCGGTGGCCGGCTGCAGGATGAGCTGAACTACAAAGCCGCCAACGACTCATATTCACTGGGCATGGCCAACCTGCCCAAGCCGCAGAACCCCTTCAAGCTCGATGCAGGCGGCGAGAGTACGCCGCCGCGCGAGCCGTTTGAAACCAACCGCCACTACGTGCGCAATCCGCACAACGGCGAATGGAACCTCTCCATCCACTCAATGATTGATGGACGCGTCCCCTTTGACTACAGCGTGCCCGTCAGCCCGGAAAAGTCCGACCAACTGGAACGGGAATCGCAGCGCATCATTGCCCAGAACGCCTTGAACACGCCGGAGGCGCTTGCCGCCCGTTACCAGGTGGCGTTCAACCAGTACAACTGGCACGAGTTCGCCACCATTGAGCCGGTACCGGAGGTGATCACCAACGCGCTGACCCAGACGCAGCCCCTGCGCGCTTCCAACGGCGAGAAGTACACGCAGGACGCCAACGGGCAGTGGCAAACGCCGGGTTGGGTGTATGGCACCAACTTGGCCGAGGGCAGCATCGTCGAGGAGCTCAATCGTACGCGCCAGAGCCAGCAGGCCGGCGTACAGGAGCTGACGTCCATGGCCGACATCGCCCGGGCCAACCCCACGCCAACCGAATACGGCCTGCGCAGCCAGGTGGTGGACGCCTACCGTAGTGCCGGCATTGTGCGCAGTGCCGAAGAGATTGATGATGCCGTAGCCGCCGTTGCCCAGGATCATGCACGCGCCGTGCCCGACTTCGGTACGTTCATGCTGCAGGTACAGAAGGATGGCTCGCTGGCCACACTGGCCGGGAAAGATGACGAACGCATGCAGATCGTCTGCGTCACCACGCCACAGGAGATTGCCCAGGCACACGTGCAGCGCTCGACTGCGGAGCAGCAGCCCGCGGATGCCCTGCCGCGCGCGCCAGCTTCACCTGAGCCCGCACCGAGTGCATCGCCGCCACACACCTCCAGGCCTGCCACGCAGCACGACGCTGACGTAGACCGGCGCCACGGCACGGCCCTGCGCCCAGATGGCAGCGGGCTGCTGGAACAGCTGCGCTCGTCGGTAGCCATGCTGGATGAGAAGAACAACAAGCCGTGGGACCAGAACAGCGACCGCCTGCTGGCCAGCGCCTACCGGCTTGCAGCAGAAGCCGGGTTCAAGCCCGGCGACCAGGTAGACATGGCACTGAGTGAGGCCACCGAAACCCGTGCTGCGGGCGCCACGCTGTTCGTGACGCGCTCAGGACCGGGCGCGTCATCGGACCCCGCCGCCAACCGGGTGCAGATGCCAATACAGGACGCCCTGGCGGTCGCACCGGAGCAGCAGTATGCAGCGGCCAACCGGAGCCTCGGCGCTCAGGATCGGGAGCAGTCGCAGCAGCTGGCGCAAGCGCAGGAACGGCAGCAGGAAGAGAGCCGGCAGGGGCCGCGGTTGGGTTGA
- a CDS encoding DUF2254 domain-containing protein has protein sequence MLTRLRLAASKVTKRMWFRSTLYGALGIITALAGAFLKFLIPVGLAARIGADSVGNILGILAASMLTVTTFSLSTMVSAYGSASSSATPRAARLLIEDTRAQGALATFIGAFLFSIVGLIALSTGIYGDSGRLVLFGATIAVIIVITVTLLRAIEQFSRFGRVGETIDLVERATQVAMKRRAEEPSLGGASAVRVGEGAVQLVGDQVAYVEHVDVGRINAIAQEHDLRVHLLCQPGTFATPTRPLIAIEGNLLPEVQSKVISAISFSDARSIENDPRFGLVVLAEIAQRAMSPAVNDPGTCIDVIGTCVRLLCAWSSHGGDAATGEVLYPRVHVQCLDVRDMFEDAFTPIARDAAASLEVSIRLQKAFAALAGSSNEATRVASQAHARIALERGLLAMDFEADREALRAVASYLTLEDVDHRS, from the coding sequence ATGCTCACCAGATTGAGGCTTGCAGCCAGCAAAGTTACAAAGCGGATGTGGTTCCGTTCGACCCTGTATGGCGCCCTAGGCATCATCACGGCGTTGGCGGGCGCGTTCCTGAAGTTCCTCATTCCCGTCGGCCTTGCCGCGCGGATCGGCGCAGATTCCGTCGGCAACATTCTTGGCATTCTTGCCGCGTCGATGCTGACGGTCACCACTTTCTCGCTGTCCACCATGGTCTCGGCCTACGGGTCCGCGTCCAGCAGCGCCACCCCGCGCGCGGCCCGCCTGCTGATCGAAGACACCCGGGCCCAAGGTGCGCTGGCCACCTTCATTGGTGCCTTCCTGTTCTCGATCGTGGGCCTCATCGCGCTCAGCACCGGCATCTACGGAGATAGCGGCCGGCTTGTACTGTTCGGGGCAACTATCGCGGTCATCATCGTCATCACAGTGACGTTGCTCCGGGCTATCGAGCAGTTCTCACGCTTTGGCCGCGTCGGCGAAACCATCGATCTGGTGGAGCGGGCGACCCAAGTGGCAATGAAGCGCCGCGCCGAGGAGCCTTCGCTCGGCGGAGCCAGTGCGGTTCGGGTAGGAGAGGGGGCGGTGCAGCTGGTCGGCGATCAGGTGGCCTACGTTGAACACGTGGATGTCGGGCGGATCAACGCCATTGCGCAGGAACATGATCTACGCGTTCATCTGCTCTGCCAGCCGGGTACGTTCGCAACCCCAACCCGTCCGTTGATAGCCATCGAGGGAAATCTACTTCCTGAAGTACAGAGTAAAGTGATCTCAGCCATTTCCTTTAGCGACGCGCGCTCCATCGAAAATGACCCACGGTTCGGGCTGGTCGTGCTTGCGGAAATTGCCCAGCGAGCCATGTCACCTGCGGTGAACGACCCTGGGACCTGCATCGACGTCATCGGGACATGTGTCAGGCTGCTCTGTGCATGGTCCAGCCACGGAGGGGACGCTGCGACAGGCGAGGTGCTGTATCCGCGCGTGCACGTGCAGTGTCTCGACGTACGCGACATGTTTGAGGACGCGTTCACTCCGATTGCCAGGGATGCCGCCGCGTCCCTGGAGGTCAGTATCCGGCTGCAGAAGGCCTTCGCAGCGTTGGCAGGGTCCTCGAATGAAGCGACAAGAGTCGCATCACAGGCGCATGCCCGCATCGCGTTGGAGCGCGGCCTATTGGCCATGGATTTCGAAGCTGATCGCGAGGCGCTTCGAGCCGTCGCATCTTATTTGACTCTGGAGGATGTGGACCACCGTTCGTAG
- a CDS encoding DUF6691 family protein, whose translation MIRLAAFLCGALFGLGLVVSDMANPARVLAFLEVSDAWDPSLALVMLGALIPSGAAYLWIRARKTPLLAVSLHIPAHRIIDRRLVIGAAIFGLGWGLAGLCPGPAIALLGTGQPFAIIFATAMIAGVLLHGLIHRPTATTGKP comes from the coding sequence ATGATCCGTCTAGCCGCGTTCCTGTGCGGCGCACTCTTCGGATTGGGCCTGGTCGTATCCGATATGGCCAACCCAGCCCGCGTGCTTGCTTTCCTTGAGGTGAGCGACGCCTGGGACCCCTCCCTGGCGCTGGTCATGCTGGGCGCACTGATCCCTTCCGGCGCAGCCTACCTGTGGATACGCGCCCGCAAAACGCCGCTGCTTGCCGTATCGCTGCACATTCCCGCCCATCGCATCATCGATCGGCGCCTGGTGATCGGTGCGGCGATATTCGGCCTGGGTTGGGGTCTGGCCGGACTATGTCCCGGCCCAGCCATCGCGTTGCTGGGAACCGGCCAGCCCTTCGCGATCATCTTCGCCACGGCAATGATCGCTGGCGTGCTCCTGCATGGCCTCATTCACCGCCCCACTGCAACTACGGGAAAACCATGA
- a CDS encoding ArsR/SmtB family transcription factor, giving the protein MKERVPEVAELLRFMATPSRLLLLCQLAQGEMTVGGLEEATGIRQPALSQQLAELRQRKLVATRRESRSIIYRMEDPRVAALLGAMHGIFCVDDAST; this is encoded by the coding sequence ATGAAGGAGCGCGTGCCTGAAGTGGCCGAGTTGCTGCGCTTCATGGCCACCCCCTCGCGCCTGTTGCTGCTATGCCAGCTCGCGCAAGGTGAAATGACGGTGGGCGGACTGGAGGAAGCCACCGGCATTCGACAGCCGGCGCTCTCCCAGCAACTGGCCGAACTCCGTCAACGAAAGCTCGTAGCGACCCGACGGGAATCGCGGTCGATCATCTACCGCATGGAAGACCCGCGCGTTGCAGCACTGCTGGGCGCGATGCATGGGATTTTCTGCGTGGACGATGCATCAACTTGA
- a CDS encoding DUF998 domain-containing protein, which produces MLRRNRLLLSAGLLPLPWFLFWTSVAALFAPGYNPLAQHASELLQAPTLASICGRIAAIGSGMGFVAFSIGVWRESGRRIAVGAICWLVFGISMLTNGLWPMGHPMHGFYTIGIANIIAPAMSHIELSAWSANRRAYAVTAAVSVAGIVYLWLNVVGVDPEGLRGLTQRVFSSINSLWPFLVALYLLRRGSSALRTQPAH; this is translated from the coding sequence GTGTTACGCCGCAATCGACTTCTTCTGTCTGCGGGTCTGCTCCCGCTTCCGTGGTTCCTGTTCTGGACCAGCGTTGCTGCCCTGTTCGCGCCGGGTTACAACCCGCTTGCCCAGCACGCCAGCGAGCTGCTGCAGGCGCCCACGCTTGCAAGCATCTGCGGCAGGATTGCGGCTATCGGCTCCGGTATGGGCTTCGTGGCGTTCTCCATCGGGGTATGGCGGGAGTCCGGTCGCCGGATTGCAGTAGGTGCAATCTGCTGGTTGGTCTTTGGCATTTCCATGCTGACCAACGGGCTCTGGCCCATGGGCCATCCGATGCACGGCTTCTACACCATCGGTATCGCCAACATCATTGCACCGGCGATGTCGCACATCGAATTGAGCGCGTGGTCGGCCAACCGAAGGGCGTACGCCGTGACCGCTGCGGTGAGCGTCGCGGGGATTGTCTATCTCTGGTTGAACGTGGTGGGAGTGGATCCGGAGGGGCTCAGGGGGCTGACCCAGCGCGTGTTCTCGTCGATCAACTCGCTGTGGCCGTTCCTGGTTGCGTTGTACCTGCTGCGCAGAGGGTCAAGCGCGCTGCGGACGCAGCCTGCGCATTGA
- a CDS encoding BCCT family transporter, whose amino-acid sequence MQSTAPQHPPVRQRILPQVFIPTAAIVIALLALAAIAPDIATRWFTAAKSWAANDAGWFTILAVAGFLVFVVGVAISSYGRIKLGPDHSTPDYSYGSWFAMLFAAGMGIGLMFFGVAEPIMHYATPPVGSPESAAAARQAMRITFFHWGIHAWAIYAVVALSLAYFAYRHNLPLRVRSALYPLIGDRIHGPLGHAVDTFAALGTIFGLATSLGLGVMQINAGLNYLFGLEVSTLVQVGLITVITLVATGSVVAGLDSGVRRLSELNMILAAALLAFVLVCGPTVHLMQALVQNTGMYVSQLFSMTFNLYAYEPTGWLGGWTLFYWGWWIAWSPFVGMFIARISRGRTVREFVVGVLLVPLGFTFLWMTIYGNTALHMVRAEGIQQLVQAVSTDSSTALFEFLEHLPLTMLTSSLAVILVALFFVTSADSGALVIDMLTSKGEQESPVWQRIFWALLVGGLAIALLVAGGLESLQAATIASALPFTIVMILMCWGLLKAMHLDATKRSILREARILPGTSEDWRARLRLLAHNPLKIEVTGFIEQRVIPALEEVAAELRKQDLPVQVSKGEDGRAWLQVGHGEEMDFFYSVRPQPYEPPTFALQDPRRPVSEGTRHYRAEVYLREGGQDYDVMGWTKVQLIHDVLDQYERHRQFLDKVRS is encoded by the coding sequence ATGCAGAGCACGGCTCCGCAACATCCCCCCGTTCGCCAGCGGATCCTTCCGCAGGTGTTCATTCCCACGGCAGCCATCGTCATCGCGCTGCTGGCGCTTGCTGCCATCGCGCCCGATATAGCCACGCGGTGGTTCACCGCGGCCAAGTCATGGGCTGCCAATGATGCAGGCTGGTTCACCATCCTTGCGGTGGCCGGCTTCCTGGTCTTCGTCGTCGGCGTCGCCATCAGCAGTTACGGCCGCATCAAACTCGGCCCTGACCACAGTACGCCGGACTACAGCTACGGCTCCTGGTTCGCCATGTTGTTCGCTGCCGGCATGGGCATCGGTCTGATGTTCTTCGGCGTTGCCGAGCCCATCATGCACTACGCCACGCCGCCGGTCGGCTCGCCCGAGTCGGCCGCAGCTGCCCGCCAGGCCATGCGCATCACCTTCTTCCACTGGGGCATCCACGCATGGGCGATCTACGCAGTGGTAGCGCTGTCGCTGGCGTACTTTGCCTACCGGCACAATCTCCCGCTGCGTGTCCGATCCGCACTGTATCCGCTCATCGGCGATCGTATCCACGGCCCGTTGGGGCATGCTGTAGACACGTTCGCCGCGCTGGGTACCATCTTCGGCCTGGCCACCTCGCTGGGGCTGGGCGTCATGCAGATCAACGCCGGCCTGAACTACCTGTTCGGCCTGGAGGTCAGTACGCTCGTCCAGGTTGGCTTGATCACCGTCATCACACTGGTGGCGACCGGCTCGGTCGTGGCTGGCCTGGACAGCGGCGTACGCAGGCTGTCCGAGCTCAACATGATCCTGGCGGCAGCGTTGCTGGCCTTCGTGCTGGTCTGTGGACCCACCGTGCACCTGATGCAGGCACTGGTGCAGAACACCGGCATGTACGTTTCCCAGCTGTTCTCGATGACCTTCAACCTTTATGCCTACGAACCCACGGGTTGGCTGGGTGGCTGGACGCTGTTCTACTGGGGCTGGTGGATTGCCTGGTCGCCCTTCGTTGGCATGTTCATCGCGCGCATCTCACGTGGACGCACCGTCCGTGAGTTCGTGGTGGGGGTGTTGCTTGTGCCGCTTGGCTTCACATTCCTCTGGATGACCATCTACGGCAACACCGCGTTGCACATGGTGCGGGCGGAGGGCATCCAGCAGTTGGTGCAGGCGGTCTCAACCGACAGCTCGACGGCGCTCTTCGAGTTTCTGGAGCACCTGCCGCTGACCATGCTGACCTCTTCGCTGGCGGTCATCCTGGTTGCGCTGTTCTTCGTAACCTCAGCGGACTCCGGTGCCCTGGTAATCGACATGCTTACCTCGAAGGGTGAGCAGGAATCGCCGGTCTGGCAGCGGATCTTCTGGGCGCTGCTGGTCGGCGGCCTTGCGATTGCCCTGCTGGTGGCCGGCGGCTTGGAATCATTGCAGGCGGCCACCATTGCCAGTGCGTTGCCATTTACGATCGTCATGATCCTGATGTGCTGGGGACTGCTGAAGGCCATGCATCTGGATGCAACCAAGCGCTCGATCCTGCGCGAGGCACGTATCTTGCCGGGTACCAGCGAGGATTGGCGGGCGCGCCTGCGCCTGCTGGCGCACAATCCGTTGAAGATCGAGGTGACCGGCTTCATCGAGCAGCGTGTCATCCCAGCATTGGAAGAGGTTGCGGCTGAGCTGCGCAAGCAGGATCTGCCGGTCCAGGTCTCCAAGGGGGAGGATGGTCGTGCGTGGCTGCAGGTTGGCCATGGCGAGGAGATGGACTTCTTCTACTCGGTACGGCCCCAGCCCTATGAGCCGCCGACGTTCGCCCTGCAGGATCCCCGTCGGCCGGTCAGCGAGGGTACCCGTCATTACCGTGCGGAGGTCTATCTGCGGGAGGGCGGGCAGGACTACGACGTCATGGGATGGACCAAGGTTCAACTCATCCACGATGTGCTCGATCAATACGAGCGCCACCGTCAGTTCCTGGACAAGGTGCGCTCGTAG